The Amycolatopsis viridis genome window below encodes:
- a CDS encoding HAD family acid phosphatase, translating into MTGLVKLAAAAAVGAAIAGGTTAMATSGGGHEPANLGQVKLDVKAYYGDRIDAEGRHHESGDSRWATDLRRQVDGARHYLAVRLQQGVRNPAIVLDIDDTSEVTYGWEADNDFGFDPVKQEKAIADGAFPAIKPTLELANWAAQHGVKVYFLTGRKEHQGPASLKNLANEGYPAPAAAFFKPETAAPDYLSCGLTCTTVQYKSGTRAHIESLGSTIVLNLGDQYSDLDGGHAERPVKLPNPMYYLP; encoded by the coding sequence ATGACCGGATTGGTGAAGCTGGCGGCGGCGGCCGCGGTCGGCGCGGCCATCGCCGGAGGCACCACCGCGATGGCGACCTCCGGCGGCGGCCACGAACCGGCGAACCTCGGCCAGGTCAAGCTGGACGTCAAGGCCTACTACGGCGACCGGATCGACGCCGAGGGCAGGCACCACGAGTCCGGCGACAGCCGGTGGGCCACCGACCTGCGGCGGCAGGTCGACGGCGCCCGGCACTACCTCGCGGTCCGCCTCCAGCAGGGCGTGCGCAACCCGGCGATCGTGCTCGACATCGACGACACCTCCGAGGTCACCTACGGCTGGGAGGCGGACAACGACTTCGGCTTCGACCCGGTCAAGCAGGAGAAGGCCATCGCGGACGGGGCGTTCCCGGCGATCAAGCCGACCCTCGAGCTGGCGAACTGGGCCGCGCAGCACGGGGTCAAGGTCTACTTCCTGACCGGCCGCAAGGAACACCAGGGCCCGGCCTCGCTGAAGAACCTGGCCAACGAGGGTTACCCGGCGCCGGCCGCCGCCTTCTTCAAACCGGAGACCGCGGCGCCGGACTACCTGTCGTGCGGCCTGACCTGCACCACCGTGCAGTACAAGTCCGGGACGCGGGCGCACATCGAGTCGCTCGGGTCGACGATCGTGCTCAACCTCGGCGACCAGTACAGCGACCTCGACGGCGGCCACGCCGAGCGGCCGGTCAAACTGCCGAACCCGATGTACTACCTGCCCTGA
- the glgP gene encoding alpha-glucan family phosphorylase, with product MRAIRRFTVRASLPEPLAGLRALATNLRWTWHPPTRDLFASMDDELFRRVRDPLRMLTAVSPARLEELAADEDFLTRARAMTEDLDRYLTERRWYQQRPQGEQAPAAIAYFSMEFGVHEALPNYSGGLGVLAGDHLKAASDLGVPLIGVGPLYRSGYFRQSLSLDGWQVEHYPVIEPSALPLELLTGPDSEPVLVHVAMPGGRDLYAQVWQAQVGRVPLLLLDTDVDANDEDLRRVSDRLYGGDADHRIRQEILAGIGGMRAVRRYCELTGHPQPEVFHTNEGHAGFLGLERAREVIAEHGLAFDEALSAVRAGTVFTTHTPVPAGIDRFPVDLVQHYFGDGRLLPGLELPRILALGAEDNPGMFNMAHMGLRLAQRSNGVSQLHGRVSRRMFARLWPGFDDAEVPISSVTNGVHGPTWVARELTALLGGKHKAWGHDGKLPSQMGVSDEELWALRRDLRQKLVLEVRRRVRNAWLQRGASALELGWVNQVFDPDVLTVGFARRVPTYKRLTLMLRDPERLRALLLDEERPIQIVVAGKSHPADEGGKALIQQVVRFTDDPAIRRRMVFLPDYDMSMARYLYRGCDVWLNNPTRPLEACGTSGMKSALNGGLNLSIRDGWWEECYDGSNGWAIPTADGVTDPLRRDELESAALYDLLGQQVAPLFYERDAARVPRGWMSMVWHTLDVLGPRVQASRMVREYVETAYHPAAVTSAAAAANGYSGARSLAAYRRRIDTVWRQVRVLDTELTVEAQERLVVGDEVRVRAKVDLAGLAPSEVDVQTVVGRVGDTDELAEPVTVPMVAAQEGEYVATVRLPRAGSLGYTVRILPRHDLLATPAELGKVVLA from the coding sequence ATGAGAGCAATCCGCCGGTTCACCGTCCGCGCGAGCCTGCCCGAGCCGCTGGCCGGGCTGCGCGCGCTGGCCACCAACCTGCGCTGGACGTGGCACCCGCCGACCCGTGACCTGTTCGCGTCGATGGACGACGAGCTGTTCCGTCGCGTGCGGGACCCGCTCCGGATGCTCACCGCGGTGTCCCCCGCCCGCCTGGAGGAGCTCGCCGCGGACGAGGACTTCCTCACCCGCGCCCGCGCGATGACCGAGGACCTGGACCGCTACCTGACCGAGCGCCGCTGGTACCAGCAGCGCCCGCAAGGGGAGCAGGCGCCGGCGGCGATCGCGTACTTCTCCATGGAGTTCGGGGTGCACGAGGCGCTGCCGAACTACTCCGGTGGTCTCGGCGTGCTCGCCGGCGACCACCTCAAGGCGGCCTCCGACCTCGGCGTGCCGCTGATCGGTGTCGGGCCGCTCTACCGGTCGGGGTACTTCCGGCAGTCACTGTCGCTGGACGGCTGGCAGGTCGAGCACTACCCGGTGATCGAGCCGAGCGCGCTGCCGCTGGAGCTGCTGACCGGCCCCGATTCCGAGCCGGTGCTGGTGCACGTCGCCATGCCCGGTGGCCGCGACCTGTATGCGCAGGTGTGGCAGGCGCAGGTCGGACGGGTGCCGCTGCTGCTGCTGGACACCGACGTCGACGCCAACGACGAGGACCTGCGCCGGGTCAGCGACCGGCTCTACGGCGGCGACGCCGACCACCGCATCCGCCAGGAGATCCTGGCCGGCATCGGCGGGATGCGCGCGGTGCGGCGGTACTGCGAGCTGACCGGCCACCCGCAGCCCGAGGTCTTCCACACCAACGAGGGCCACGCCGGGTTCCTCGGCCTGGAGCGGGCGCGCGAGGTGATCGCCGAGCACGGGCTGGCCTTCGACGAGGCGCTGTCCGCGGTCCGCGCCGGCACGGTGTTCACCACCCACACGCCGGTCCCGGCCGGCATCGACCGGTTCCCGGTGGACCTGGTGCAGCACTACTTCGGTGACGGCCGCCTGCTGCCCGGCCTGGAGCTGCCGCGCATCCTCGCGCTGGGCGCCGAGGACAACCCGGGCATGTTCAACATGGCGCACATGGGGTTGCGGCTCGCGCAGCGGTCCAACGGCGTGTCCCAGCTGCACGGCCGGGTGTCGCGGCGCATGTTCGCGCGGCTGTGGCCCGGGTTCGACGACGCCGAGGTGCCGATCTCGTCGGTCACCAACGGGGTGCACGGGCCGACGTGGGTGGCGCGTGAGCTGACCGCGCTCCTGGGTGGCAAGCACAAGGCGTGGGGGCACGACGGCAAGCTGCCCAGTCAGATGGGCGTGTCCGACGAGGAGCTGTGGGCGCTGCGACGGGACCTGCGGCAGAAGCTCGTGCTCGAGGTGCGCCGCCGGGTGCGCAACGCGTGGTTGCAGCGGGGCGCGTCGGCGTTGGAGCTGGGCTGGGTGAACCAGGTGTTCGACCCGGACGTGCTGACCGTCGGGTTCGCGCGGCGCGTGCCGACGTACAAGCGGCTGACGCTGATGCTGCGCGATCCGGAGCGGCTGCGTGCGTTGCTGCTGGACGAGGAACGGCCGATCCAGATCGTGGTGGCCGGCAAGTCCCATCCGGCGGACGAGGGCGGCAAGGCGCTGATCCAGCAGGTCGTCCGGTTCACCGACGACCCCGCGATCCGCCGGCGCATGGTGTTCCTGCCCGACTACGACATGTCGATGGCCCGCTACCTCTACCGCGGCTGCGACGTGTGGCTGAACAACCCGACCCGGCCGCTGGAGGCGTGCGGCACGTCGGGCATGAAGTCGGCGCTCAACGGCGGGCTCAACCTGTCCATCCGGGACGGCTGGTGGGAGGAGTGCTACGACGGCAGCAACGGCTGGGCCATCCCGACGGCGGACGGCGTCACCGACCCGTTGCGCCGGGACGAGCTGGAGTCCGCTGCGCTGTACGACCTGCTGGGGCAGCAGGTGGCGCCGCTGTTCTACGAGCGCGACGCCGCGCGCGTGCCGCGCGGGTGGATGTCGATGGTGTGGCACACGCTCGACGTGCTGGGGCCGCGGGTGCAGGCGTCGCGGATGGTGCGGGAGTACGTGGAGACCGCGTACCACCCGGCGGCGGTGACGAGCGCGGCGGCGGCCGCCAACGGCTACTCCGGGGCGCGGTCCCTGGCGGCGTACCGGCGCCGGATCGACACCGTGTGGCGGCAGGTGCGGGTGCTCGACACCGAGCTGACGGTGGAGGCGCAGGAGCGCCTGGTGGTCGGCGACGAGGTCCGGGTGCGCGCGAAGGTCGACCTGGCGGGGCTCGCGCCGTCCGAAGTGGACGTTCAGACGGTGGTGGGCCGCGTCGGGGACACGGACGAGCTCGCCGAGCCGGTGACGGTGCCGATGGTGGCCGCCCAGGAAGGCGAGTACGTGGCGACCGTGCGGCTGCCGCGGGCGGGTTCGCTCGGGTACACCGTGCGGATCCTGCCGCGGCACGACCTCCTCGCGACCCCGGCGGAGCTGGGCAAGGTGGTGCTCGCCTGA
- a CDS encoding cysteine dioxygenase, whose protein sequence is MTQSVLRPSEIHPRLAGTELDELLHPERLIWTPTQLAGLTRTVTLDLGERIAEFLHFDQDRRWWARLALTEGLELWVLTWLPGQGTAPHDHGGAAGSFTVLRGELAEEYRYPGGPVRQRVHVAGDGIGFGAGRAHRVTGAAAGGSASIHAYSPPLVPTREYASLDDVPAEIPPLPGVLR, encoded by the coding sequence ATGACCCAGTCCGTCCTGCGTCCGTCCGAAATCCACCCCCGCCTGGCCGGAACCGAGCTCGACGAGCTGCTGCACCCCGAACGACTGATCTGGACGCCCACCCAGCTCGCGGGCCTCACCCGCACCGTGACCCTGGATCTCGGCGAGCGGATCGCCGAGTTCCTGCACTTCGACCAGGACCGGCGGTGGTGGGCACGGCTCGCCCTCACCGAGGGGCTCGAGCTGTGGGTGCTGACCTGGCTGCCCGGGCAGGGCACCGCGCCGCACGACCACGGCGGCGCGGCCGGCTCGTTCACCGTCCTGCGGGGCGAGCTGGCCGAGGAGTACCGCTACCCGGGCGGGCCGGTCCGGCAGCGGGTGCACGTGGCCGGCGACGGAATCGGATTCGGTGCCGGGCGGGCGCACCGGGTGACCGGCGCGGCCGCCGGGGGTTCCGCGAGCATCCACGCCTACTCGCCGCCGCTGGTGCCCACCCGGGAGTACGCGAGCCTGGACGACGTGCCTGCCGAGATCCCGCCGCTGCCCGGCGTGCTGCGCTGA
- a CDS encoding serine/threonine-protein kinase produces the protein MTETEGQDHERVIAGRYRLRRHIGGGAMGVVWEASDQLLDRTVAVKQLLLPPRLTDDEAEQARKRSFREARLAARLQHPHAISIFDVADDDGRPVLVMEYLPSHSLAEVLAERGSLPPGDVARIGAHAASALAAAHAAGIVHRDVKPGNILLGADGTAKITDFGISKAADDGTLTGSGRFAGTPAFLSPEAARGEQPGPESDVYSLGATLYTAVEGRMPYGDLDNQMALLYAAAAGRVAPPEQAGPLTGVLTRMLQVNPTDRPTMPELAAELGKLALMTAGTEVEEPVPQPRPSGRRSAYVGAALAVVAALVVALVVLLPSFSGDNPAPADTAGTLPSTSTLPPASTAPPSRSITTTAGTTSVRPSPATASAAQAVSDYYALMPGGTDAGWARLGPALQAQGKASYVNFWSTITAVTIVGGPRQIDDSAVEVTLDFVKGGSHSRERHHLGMIQRDGKWLINTDTLVGR, from the coding sequence GTGACGGAGACCGAGGGGCAGGACCACGAGCGCGTCATCGCGGGGCGGTACCGGCTGCGGCGGCACATCGGCGGGGGCGCGATGGGCGTCGTGTGGGAGGCGAGCGATCAGCTGCTCGACCGGACCGTTGCGGTGAAACAACTCCTGCTCCCGCCGCGGCTCACCGACGACGAGGCCGAGCAGGCCCGCAAGCGGTCGTTCCGCGAGGCCCGCCTGGCCGCGCGGTTGCAGCACCCGCACGCGATCAGCATCTTCGACGTGGCCGATGACGACGGCCGGCCCGTGCTGGTGATGGAGTACCTGCCCTCCCACAGCCTGGCCGAGGTCCTCGCCGAGCGGGGCAGCCTCCCGCCGGGCGACGTCGCGCGCATCGGCGCCCACGCGGCTTCCGCCCTGGCTGCGGCCCACGCCGCCGGGATCGTGCACCGCGACGTGAAACCCGGCAACATCCTGCTCGGCGCGGACGGCACGGCCAAGATCACCGACTTCGGCATCTCGAAGGCCGCAGACGACGGCACTCTCACCGGCAGCGGCCGCTTCGCCGGCACCCCCGCGTTCCTCTCCCCGGAAGCCGCCCGCGGCGAGCAGCCCGGCCCGGAGTCCGACGTCTACTCCCTCGGCGCCACCCTCTACACCGCCGTCGAGGGCCGCATGCCCTACGGCGACCTCGACAACCAGATGGCGCTCCTCTACGCGGCCGCCGCCGGCCGGGTCGCCCCACCGGAGCAGGCCGGGCCGCTCACCGGCGTGCTCACCCGGATGCTCCAGGTGAACCCGACGGACCGGCCGACGATGCCCGAATTGGCGGCGGAGCTGGGCAAACTCGCCCTGATGACGGCCGGCACCGAGGTCGAGGAGCCGGTCCCGCAGCCGAGACCGTCCGGGCGGAGATCCGCCTACGTCGGCGCCGCGCTGGCGGTGGTCGCCGCTCTCGTGGTCGCGCTGGTGGTCCTGCTGCCCTCGTTCAGCGGCGACAACCCGGCCCCCGCCGACACCGCCGGCACCCTCCCGTCCACCAGCACCCTCCCGCCGGCCAGCACCGCCCCGCCCTCCCGCAGCATCACCACGACGGCCGGGACCACGAGCGTCCGTCCCAGCCCGGCCACCGCCTCCGCGGCCCAGGCGGTCAGCGACTACTACGCCCTGATGCCGGGCGGCACCGACGCCGGCTGGGCGCGCCTCGGTCCCGCCTTGCAGGCACAGGGCAAGGCGAGCTACGTGAACTTCTGGTCCACGATCACCGCGGTCACGATCGTCGGCGGCCCCCGGCAGATCGACGACAGCGCCGTCGAGGTCACGCTCGACTTCGTGAAGGGCGGCTCGCACTCGCGGGAACGGCACCACCTCGGCATGATCCAGCGCGACGGGAAGTGGCTGATCAACACCGACACGCTGGTGGGCAGGTAG
- a CDS encoding class I SAM-dependent methyltransferase — translation MTADPAPNPHATEEEVQAAYSDPKLANILYHDWEAGTYDEKWSISYDERCISYATDVFTAVAGEAGRPYPTAMELGSGTGFFLLNLMQGGVIKKGFVTDLSPGMVQVALRNARNLGLDVDGRVADAERIPYPDDSFDLVVGHAVLHHIPDVPGALREVLRVLKPGGRFVFAGEPTRIGNFYARKLGQLTWWLTTNITRVPALSGWRRPQEELDESSRAAALEAVVDLHTFDPSELERMALGAGAVDVRAVTDEFSAALAGWPIRTFEAAVPPEKLTVRWRMFAYHLWLRLSALDKKVLAKVLPRQLFYNVMITGTKP, via the coding sequence GTGACCGCCGATCCCGCGCCCAACCCGCACGCGACCGAGGAAGAGGTCCAGGCGGCGTACTCGGACCCCAAGCTGGCCAACATCCTCTACCACGACTGGGAGGCCGGCACCTACGACGAGAAGTGGTCGATCTCCTACGACGAGCGCTGCATCTCCTACGCGACCGACGTGTTCACCGCGGTCGCCGGCGAGGCGGGCCGGCCCTACCCGACCGCGATGGAGCTGGGCAGCGGCACCGGGTTCTTCCTGCTCAACCTGATGCAGGGCGGCGTGATCAAGAAGGGGTTCGTCACCGACCTCTCGCCGGGCATGGTGCAGGTCGCCTTGCGCAACGCGCGGAACCTGGGACTGGACGTGGACGGCCGGGTCGCCGACGCCGAGCGCATCCCGTACCCGGACGACAGCTTCGACCTGGTGGTCGGGCACGCGGTGCTGCACCACATCCCGGACGTGCCGGGCGCGCTGCGCGAGGTGCTGCGGGTGCTCAAACCGGGTGGCCGGTTCGTGTTCGCCGGTGAGCCGACAAGGATCGGCAACTTCTACGCGCGCAAGCTGGGCCAGCTGACCTGGTGGCTGACCACGAACATCACCAGGGTCCCGGCGCTGAGCGGCTGGCGCCGCCCGCAGGAGGAGCTGGACGAGTCGTCCCGCGCCGCGGCCCTCGAGGCGGTCGTCGACCTGCACACGTTCGACCCGTCGGAGCTGGAGCGGATGGCCCTCGGCGCCGGTGCGGTGGACGTCCGGGCGGTCACCGACGAGTTCAGCGCAGCCCTGGCCGGCTGGCCGATCCGGACGTTCGAGGCGGCGGTGCCGCCGGAGAAGCTGACCGTGCGCTGGCGGATGTTCGCCTACCACCTGTGGCTGCGGCTGTCCGCGCTGGACAAGAAGGTGCTGGCCAAGGTCCTGCCGCGGCAGCTGTTCTACAACGTGATGATCACCGGCACCAAGCCGTAA
- a CDS encoding ABC transporter ATP-binding protein, with the protein MAGVGVRRGRTDLLAGLDWSVELDERWVVLGPNGAGKTTLLRLAAAELHPTTGTVHLLGEQIGRTNIFDLRPRIGFSSAAIAARVPVDEKVGDVVVSAGYAVIGRWREQYDQLDTGRAGELLAAMGIRHLAERDYGTLSEGERKRALIARALMTDPELLLLDEPAAGLDLGGREDLVARLSELALDPDAPAMVLVTHHVEEIPPGFTHALLLRDGRAVVAGLVDDVLTAENLSKTFDQDLVLERSGDRFFARRR; encoded by the coding sequence ATGGCCGGGGTGGGGGTCCGCCGCGGGCGCACCGACCTCCTGGCCGGCCTCGACTGGTCCGTGGAACTGGACGAGCGCTGGGTGGTGCTGGGTCCCAACGGCGCGGGCAAGACCACACTGCTCCGGCTCGCGGCCGCCGAGCTGCACCCCACCACCGGGACGGTGCACCTGCTGGGCGAGCAGATCGGCCGCACCAACATCTTCGACCTGCGCCCGCGCATCGGCTTCAGCTCGGCCGCGATCGCCGCGCGCGTGCCCGTGGACGAGAAGGTCGGTGACGTCGTGGTGAGCGCCGGGTACGCGGTGATCGGCCGGTGGCGCGAACAGTACGACCAGCTCGACACCGGCCGCGCCGGGGAACTGCTGGCCGCGATGGGCATCCGGCACCTGGCGGAGCGCGACTACGGCACCCTGTCCGAGGGCGAACGCAAACGCGCCCTCATCGCCCGCGCCCTGATGACCGATCCCGAGCTGCTGCTGCTCGACGAGCCGGCCGCGGGCCTGGACCTGGGCGGCCGCGAGGACCTGGTGGCGCGGCTGTCCGAGCTGGCCCTCGACCCGGACGCGCCGGCCATGGTCCTCGTCACACACCACGTCGAGGAGATCCCGCCCGGCTTCACCCACGCGCTGCTGCTGCGTGACGGTCGGGCCGTGGTCGCGGGCCTGGTCGACGACGTCCTCACGGCCGAGAACCTGTCCAAGACGTTCGACCAGGATCTGGTGCTCGAACGTTCGGGTGACCGCTTCTTCGCGCGTCGCCGGTAA
- a CDS encoding enoyl-CoA hydratase/isomerase family protein — protein MGEFVRLEVDGGIGTIRLERPPVNAINGQVTAELAVAAQEATERADVRAVILYGGEKTFCGGADVKEMVTRSYVEMRSFGAKLQNTVAAVAAIPKPVVAAITGYALGGGLELALGADYRIAGDNVKVGQPEILLGIIPGAGGTQRLSRLIGPSKAKDLVFTGRFAKAEEALSLGIVDQLVAADDVYSAAQKWAGQFVNGPAVALAQAKAAIDGGLDMDLASALKLETQLFTALWATEDQTTGMTSFVENGPGKATFEGK, from the coding sequence GTGGGCGAGTTCGTTCGGCTCGAGGTGGACGGCGGGATCGGCACGATCCGGCTGGAGCGGCCCCCGGTCAACGCGATCAACGGGCAGGTCACGGCGGAGCTCGCGGTGGCCGCGCAGGAGGCCACCGAACGGGCCGACGTGCGCGCGGTCATCCTCTACGGCGGCGAGAAGACGTTCTGCGGCGGCGCCGACGTCAAGGAGATGGTCACCCGCTCCTACGTCGAGATGCGGTCGTTCGGCGCCAAGCTGCAGAACACGGTGGCCGCGGTGGCCGCGATCCCGAAGCCGGTCGTCGCCGCGATCACCGGCTACGCCCTGGGCGGCGGGCTCGAGCTGGCGCTGGGTGCGGACTACCGGATCGCCGGGGACAACGTGAAGGTCGGCCAGCCGGAGATCCTGCTCGGCATCATCCCCGGCGCTGGCGGCACGCAGCGGCTGTCCCGGCTGATCGGCCCCAGCAAGGCCAAGGACCTGGTGTTCACCGGTCGCTTCGCCAAGGCCGAGGAGGCCCTCTCGCTCGGCATCGTGGACCAGCTGGTCGCGGCCGACGACGTCTACTCCGCGGCGCAGAAGTGGGCCGGCCAGTTCGTGAACGGCCCGGCGGTCGCGCTCGCGCAGGCCAAGGCCGCCATCGACGGCGGCCTCGACATGGACCTGGCCAGCGCCCTGAAGCTGGAGACCCAGCTGTTCACCGCGCTGTGGGCCACCGAGGACCAGACCACGGGCATGACCTCGTTCGTGGAGAACGGTCCCGGCAAGGCCACCTTCGAGGGGAAGTGA
- a CDS encoding class I SAM-dependent methyltransferase: MPYAFTLDDVAFLRSADGARALAAVARLPLTDRVADVAAVRKLVGERFAPVLETVLLRRKGKLDPDWLYTSDALQQASVPPVARHRATRLAGRDVHDVTCSIGADLAELARVARRCVGSDLDPVRLAMARHNCPDVPVVRADALNPVTRDAVVVADPARRDSAGRRTWRPADFAPPLDALADVYAGRDLAVKCAPGLDPAAVPWAAEIELVSLDGQVREACVWSAGLATARRRATVLRSDGPGWTVTDRDPDDVGAAAPGEWIVDPDGAVVRAGLVKHYAARHGLWQLDERIAYLTGHTPPPGVRAFRVAEHGHYQEKSLRTLLRARGVGRLEILVRGLDVDPDALRKRLKLTGAEEATVVLTRIGRTPHFFLCRAERVPR; the protein is encoded by the coding sequence GTGCCCTACGCGTTCACCCTCGACGACGTCGCCTTCCTCCGCTCGGCGGACGGCGCGCGTGCGCTGGCCGCGGTCGCCCGGCTGCCGTTGACCGACCGGGTCGCGGACGTGGCGGCCGTGCGCAAGCTCGTGGGCGAGCGGTTCGCGCCGGTGCTGGAGACCGTGCTGTTGCGCCGCAAGGGCAAGCTCGACCCGGACTGGCTCTACACCTCCGACGCGCTCCAGCAGGCCAGCGTGCCGCCGGTCGCCCGGCACCGGGCCACGCGGCTGGCCGGCCGGGACGTGCACGACGTGACCTGTTCGATCGGCGCCGACCTGGCGGAACTGGCCCGGGTCGCGCGGCGCTGCGTCGGTTCCGACCTGGACCCGGTGCGGCTGGCGATGGCCCGGCACAACTGCCCGGACGTCCCGGTGGTCCGGGCCGACGCGCTGAACCCGGTGACCCGGGACGCGGTGGTCGTCGCCGACCCGGCGCGCCGCGACTCCGCGGGCCGGCGCACCTGGCGGCCGGCGGACTTCGCCCCGCCCCTGGACGCGCTCGCGGACGTGTACGCGGGCCGCGACCTGGCCGTGAAGTGCGCACCCGGCCTCGACCCGGCCGCGGTGCCGTGGGCGGCGGAGATCGAGCTGGTCTCCCTCGACGGGCAGGTCCGCGAGGCGTGCGTGTGGAGTGCCGGGCTGGCCACCGCGCGCCGCCGCGCCACCGTGCTGCGCTCGGACGGGCCGGGGTGGACGGTGACCGACCGGGACCCGGACGACGTCGGCGCGGCCGCACCCGGGGAGTGGATCGTCGACCCGGACGGCGCCGTCGTGCGGGCCGGCCTGGTCAAGCACTACGCCGCCCGGCACGGGCTGTGGCAGCTCGACGAGCGCATCGCCTACCTCACCGGGCACACACCACCGCCCGGTGTGCGCGCGTTCCGGGTCGCCGAGCACGGCCACTACCAGGAGAAGTCGCTGCGCACGCTGCTGCGCGCCCGCGGCGTGGGGCGGCTGGAAATCCTGGTACGTGGTCTGGACGTCGACCCCGACGCGCTGCGCAAGCGGCTCAAGCTGACCGGCGCCGAGGAGGCCACGGTGGTGCTCACCCGCATCGGGCGGACTCCGCACTTCTTCCTCTGTCGCGCGGAACGGGTTCCCCGGTAG
- a CDS encoding rhodanese-like domain-containing protein, which translates to MTVDEMLAAARSALDRAEPADAWRLQAEGALIVDIRPIAYREAEGEIPGSVPVERIHLEWRLDPAGEHRLPGVHADLPVIVVCNEGYASSLAAADLRRLGLSRATDLVGGFRAWRAAGLPVRPGGTPAVP; encoded by the coding sequence ATGACCGTCGACGAGATGCTGGCAGCCGCCCGGTCCGCGCTGGACCGGGCGGAGCCCGCCGACGCGTGGCGCTTGCAGGCCGAGGGCGCGCTGATCGTGGACATCCGGCCGATCGCCTACCGCGAGGCCGAGGGCGAGATCCCCGGGTCGGTGCCGGTCGAGCGGATCCACCTGGAGTGGCGCCTCGACCCGGCGGGCGAACACCGGCTGCCGGGGGTGCACGCGGACCTGCCGGTGATCGTCGTGTGCAACGAGGGGTACGCGTCCAGCCTGGCCGCCGCCGACCTCCGGCGGCTCGGGTTGTCCCGGGCGACCGACCTGGTGGGCGGGTTCCGGGCCTGGCGGGCGGCCGGGCTGCCGGTGCGGCCGGGTGGCACTCCGGCGGTTCCCTAG